In a single window of the Montipora capricornis isolate CH-2021 chromosome 11, ASM3666992v2, whole genome shotgun sequence genome:
- the LOC138023256 gene encoding zinc finger protein 709-like → MSRSVKHRNCRIVNRGSLRRRNCLNEEQSLMRDVEVHTGVECFGQEGTLETHERFQTGEKPHKCKQCGKCFSVAGSLKRHERVHTGEKPYECKKCGRCLSRAGTFKGHDRVHAGEKPYKCKQCGKCFSLAGNLRTHERVHTGEKPYECKECGNCFSQAGKLKRHERVHTGEKPYECKKCGKCFSPAENVRRHKRVHTGEKPYKCKQRGKCFSDVGNIRKHERVHTGEKPYACEQRGKCFAQAGGLRRHERFHIGEKPYECKQFGKCFSQAGKLKRHGRVHTIEKRSKRKPIGKSFLNRRSVRKHEKAQEGSSSSNQDEGETYRPCTFQDHSSNQGVKYSCWLCQEELSSEELLLLQNHMTFEEKST, encoded by the coding sequence ATGTCAAGATCAGTTAAGCACAGGAACTGCCGTATTGTGAACAGGGGTTCTTTACGGAGAAGAAACTGTCTCAACGAAGAACAAAGTCTCATGAGAGATGTAGAAGTCCATACTGGTGTAGAGTGTTTTGGCCAAGAAGGAACATTGGAGACACATGAAAGATTCCAAACTGGAGAGAAGCCtcataaatgcaaacaatgtggaaagtgttttagcgtAGCAGGAAGCTTAAagagacatgaaagagtccatactggagagaagccttatgaatgcaaaaaaTGTGGCAGATGTTTGAGTAGAGCAGGAACGTTCAAGGGACACGATAGAGTCCAcgctggagagaagccttataaatgcaaacaatgtggaaagtgttttagcctggcaggaaatttaaggacacatgaaagagtacataccggagagaagccttatgaatgcaaagaATGTGGAAattgttttagccaagcaggaaaattaaagagacatgaaagagtccatactggagagaagccttatgaatgcaaaaaaTGTGGCAAATGTTTTAGCCCAGCAGAAAATGTGAGGAGACAcaaaagagtccatactggagagaaaccttataaatgcaaacaacgtggaaagtgttttagcgaCGTAGGGAATAtaaggaaacatgaaagagtgcatactggagagaagccgtATGCATGCGAACAACGTGGCAAATGTTTTGCCCAAGCAGGAGGTTTAAGGAGACACGAAAGATTCCAtattggagagaagccttatgaatgcaaacaatttggaaagtgttttagccagGCAGGAAAATTAAAGAGACATGGAAGAGTCCATACTATTGAGAAGCGTTCTAAACGTAAGCCAATAGGAAAGTCTTTCCTCAACAGAAGAAGTGTCAGGAAACATGAAAAAGCACAAGAAGGTTCTTCAAGTTCAAATCAAGATGAAGGTGAAACTTATCGCCCCTGCACTTTTCAAGATCATAGCTCGAACCAGGGTGTAAAATACAGCTGTTGGCTTTGCCAGGAGGAGTTGAGCAGCGAggagcttcttcttcttcaaaatcATATGACGTTTGAGGAGAAATCAACTTGA